Proteins co-encoded in one Malus sylvestris chromosome 9, drMalSylv7.2, whole genome shotgun sequence genomic window:
- the LOC126634195 gene encoding probable glycerol-3-phosphate acyltransferase 3 — translation MPKAFFLKPFFFLYRIFFRKLRGFSKSVSSNSHATSLSSSQSKNQKSFGSFHSQRSNLTNQTLIVFDVEGALLKASCLFNYFMLVAFEAGGFVRALVLFLLWPIIFLVGDKLGLKIMVMVCFFGVKKDSFRVGTAVLPKFFLEDVGLEAFEVLQRGAKKIAVSKLPQVMIESFLKDYLEIDMVVGKELKVYGGYFLGIMEEEENRNIVSPLLEELELGGHDSMAFDTIGISASNKFRYHQLFSYCKEVYLVADSDKRSWKNLPRDRYPKKLVFHDGRLALTPTPLETLAILMWAPLGIAVAIFRIIVGISLPYDVSFPLLVFSGLQLTVGAPKLRKQTPPMDKRRGVLYVCNHRTLLDPLYLCFALKKNLHAVTYSLSKMSEILSPIKTVRLTRNRHQDGKMMEKLLNQGDVVVCPEGTTCREPYLLRFSPLFSEISDEIIPIAITTHVSMFHGTTAGGLKCLDPLFFTMNPSPIYTIQLLEKVSGLSTCCDGDRSSFDVANYVQGEIGKALGFESTKLTRRDKYLILAGNEGIASKCTF, via the exons ATGCCCAAGGCCTTTTTCTTGAAGccgtttttctttttatatcgCATTTTCTTTCGGAAACTCAGAGGTTTCTCCAAAAGTGTGAGCAGCAACAGCCATGCAACCAGCCTATCATCAAGCCAGTCTAAAAATCAGAAGTCGTTCGGTTcttttcactcccaaagatCAAACCTCACAAACCAAACTCTGATCGTCTTCGACGTCGAAGGAGCTCTGCTGAAagcatcttgtttgtttaattacttCATGCTCGtggcttttgaagctggaggtTTCGTAAGGGCACTCGTTCTTTTCCTTTTATGGCCTATCATATTTCTCGTCGGTGACAAATTAGGGTTGAAAATAATGGTGATGGTCTGCTTCTTTGGTGTTAAGAAAGACAGCTTTAGAGTTGGCACAGCTGTTTTGCCTAAGTTCTTCTTGGAAGACGTTGGGTTGGAAGCCTTTGAGGTGCTTCAAAGAGGTGCAAAGAAAATTGCTGTTAGTAAGCTACCACAAGTAATGATTGAGAGCTTCTTAAAAGACTACTTGGAGATCGATATGGTGGTTGGGAAGGAGTTAAAGGTGTATGGTGGATACTTTTTGGGTATCatggaagaagaggagaatagaAATATTGTTTCGCCGCTTTTGGAAGAACTAGAACTTGGTGGACATGATAGCATGGCCTTTGATACAATTGGTATCTCTGCCTCCAACAAATTTCGCTATCACCAATTATTCTCTTATTGCAAG GAAGTTTATCTAGTGGCAGACTCAGATAAGAGGAGCTGGAAGAACCTACCCAGAGACAGATACCCAAAGAAGCTCGTTTTCCATGATGGTCGATTAGCTCTCACACCAACCCCACTTGAAACCCTGGCAATATTAATGTGGGCACCACTAGGGATAGCCGTAGCAATCTTCAGAATCATCGTTGGCATATCGCTGCCTTACGACGTGTCGTTCCCTCTGCTAGTTTTCAGTGGTCTGCAACTGACTGTGGGTGCTCCTAAACTCCGGAAACAAACCCCTCCAATGGACAAGCGTAGAGGTGTGCTTTACGTTTGTAACCATAGAACCCTGCTAGACCCGCTCTACCTTTGCTTCGCATTGAAGAAAAACCTACACGCAGTAACGTACAGCCTAAGCAAGATGTCTGAGATCCTCTCACCAATCAAGACCGTCCGATTAACAAGAAATCGCCATCAAGACGGAAAGATGATGGAGAAGTTGTTGAATCAAGGGGACGTCGTTGTCTGCCccgaaggaacgacatgtcgtGAACCTTACCTCCTTAGGTTTAGTCCCTTATTTTCAGAAATTAGTGACGAAATAATTCCCATTGCAATCACCACCCACGTCAGCATGTTCCATGGCACAACTGCCGGCGGGCTCAAGTGCCTGGACCCACTTTTCTTCACCATGAACCCCTCACCGATCTACACCATTCAGTTGCTGGAGAAGGTATCTGGGCTGTCCACCTGTtgtgatggggatagatcaaGCTTTGATGTTGCTAATTACGTGCAAGGTGAGATTGGTAAGGCATTAGGGTTTGAAAGCACCAAGCTTACAAGGAGAGATAAATACTTGATTTTAGCCGGAAACGAAGGTATTGCTTCCAAATGTACATTTTAA